The Gloeocapsopsis sp. IPPAS B-1203 region TGGTTTTACGGCTGGTGTACCTGTAAAAGGCTTTTGTGCCTGAGCGGGATGCAAACTCAAAAGCAGCAGGGTCAACCCTAGAACCAAGCTACTGACAATTATCCCGATCGCCGATTTCATCGATTTCAACCATTGGTTAGGGAAGAAGTTACGGAAGCAGATCATAGTGGCTACGAATTCCTTACACAATTTCGGTACGATCGGGCAAATGGGGAGTATTACCAAGGGCGATGGTTGGTGATGGGTTGCTGAGCTTAACAGCAGTAGACAAAGAATTTGGCTTTATTAACAACAGAGATTGAGCTAAGAAATAGACACCATATTGAGACAAGCTATGTAGCGTGGTGGTCGCGCAACACGGACAAACAAATGACTCTAGAGAAGGCAGCATAATGCGCCTCGAATATTGCAAAATTTCACAGAAATAGTATAGTTCAATTGAGAGCATCAACAATTTATATGTAATTGTTTCTTAATAAAATATTCGCTAGTTTCCGATTTGAATGTGTTGTTATAAAATCGCATTGCAATGACATTGCTTTGCAATATAGTAGTTTAATAGTGTTACCAGCGTTGATGTCAAACCTGAGAAATCGGGAGTTTAGTAGATTATCTGTTAAATTTTTGCTTTAAAAGTTAAGCTCTTTAAATAAATCTAGAAACTATAACCTAGTTGAGTATAATTTTAATGTTTTTTTGACATATAGAAACTTAGTACAGTGAAATAAAAATTTAATGAGAGTAAAATTAAGGTTGTGTTTAAAATGAAATTAGGAAATAGTAGAAGTCATCAATTTAGTCGAATAGATCTGGTTTTCAAAGGCTATTTTCAAAATTTTAATAATCAATTAATGAAGCAATTTTTGTTATGTACTAGCAGCGCTTTGTCGATCGCGCTTTCAGTGTCACCTGTTTATGCAGAAAGCCAATTACCTATTTCTGACTCGACTGCTACGCTCAACACCGTGTCCGATCTGGAACAACATCATCATTCCGCAGAAGCTCTAGAATTAGAAGCTGCCAGCTTATTGCCTAAACCTGCTGGTGAACCGGCAATTGAGTCTCACATTGCTACAGAGATAGCCTTCCCACTTCATGTAATGAGCCAGGCGGATACTTCCACATCACGGCCTTCTCAACTCACAGTGAGCGATCGCTGGCAATTTTCAGTCGAACCTTATATCTTTGTTCCCTTGCGAGTTCAAGCTGATGCTACAGTTGCTGGACGAACTGCCTCGATTGATTTGGGCTTAGGAAACATTCTAAATTTTGATCGTGCGTTTAATGCTGGAATTCGGTTGGAAGCTCAAAAAAATCGATTGGGGCTTATTCTTGACGGGTTCTATGTTTCTGCACAGAACAGCGGAAATTTAGGAGTGACGTTTCCTCCGAACAGTTTGCCAGGTATCGGAGCAAATATCCCCATCCCAGTTCAAACAAGTGCCGATGCCAGCTTATCAATCCGCCAAGGGTTAATCGATTTGGCAGCGTCCTACCGCGTTGTCGATACAACGCTAGGCGATTCAGTAGCAACACCAAAATCCTTTCCTCGCCTAGTTGTTGCTCCGAGTCTGGGACTCCGAATTAATATTTTGAGTCAAAAGCTTGAGGTAGATGACGTTCGCATCAACGATATTCCTGTCAGCAATATTCCGCTGCCAATTTCGCTTCCGGTGAACCAAGACTTTCGCCTAAATAGAACGACGGTTGAACCACTGATTGGCGTACAGATTGGATTAGATCTATCTGAACGCTGGACAGTTGATCTTCGAGGTGATCTGTCTGGGTTTAATCTCAATGCCGATACAAATTTGACCTGGAATCTGCTAGTCGGTGCGCAATATCAGCTATCTCCAAATACATCATTGCAACTTAGCTATCGCTTTAATGGTTTTGATTTCGAGGATGGATCGGGTCTGACGCGAGCCAACTTAAATTTACGTCAGAATGGGCTGTTACTCGGTGCAACATTCCACTTCTAAAGATTGATAAGTCGGTGAGGGTTGAGTCTTGGCAGTGACCTCAAACCCCTTGGCAGGTTTGTAGATGAACTATGAAGTGCTACTTGTGAGTTTGAGTAGCAATAATCCGCTTTTGATACTCTTGCTCAGTGACAAGATCCAAAGTAGTATCCACGCGATCTAAAAAGACAATGCCATCGAGATGATCGAGTTCGTGTTGAAAGATGCGGGCGACAAAATCTGTTAACTCTTGCTTTTGTTGCTTACCGTTGCGATCGCTATATTCCACCTCAATGACTTGATATCGCGGTACTAACCCCCGAATTCCTGGAATACTCAAACAACCTTCCCACCCTTTCGCGGTCTCCGTCGAGTGCGCTAAGATTTTGGGATTGATCATCGCGGTCGGTTCCATAGTTGGAGCATGAGGATACCGAGGATTAGGGCGAGAAGCAACAATGAATAAGCGATAAGACTCAGCAACTTGCGGTGCAGCTATTCCTACACCGTTGGCTTGCCCAACAGTTGCCATTAAGTCATCAACGAGATTTTGGATATGTTGATCTTGAATATTCTCAACATATTGAGCTTGGGTGCGGAGTATGGGATGACCAAGCTGTACAATTTCTAGAATTTCTGCCATAAGTTATTAACTTTCACTTTGCACAGGAAGATTCTCAAGTCTGACGGCTATTTGTCTAGATTGCCCATTGCGTTGAACACCAATTTCCATTTGGCTACCTACCTGACTACCTGCAACTAAGCGTTGTACGTCTTCGGTTGTTTTTACAGGCTGATTGTTAATTGTTTGCACGACATCACCAGCACGCAATCCAGCGCGCGCAGCAGGAGAACCAGGAACAACACGAATAATCAAAATCCCCTCCTCTGCTGTGACATCAATTTCACCATCAGATTCAATTTCCAGTTGTTGCCTCACTTCTGGGGTTAGTGTTGCCATTTGTACGCCTAGATAAGCGTGCTGTACTTCTCCGGTAGCAATCAGTTGTTGGGAAATATTTTGAACTGTGTTGATAGGAATAGCAAATCCTAGCCCTTGAGCGCCGCTGATAATGGCTGTATTCATCCCAATGACTTCACCACGCGCATTGAGTAAAGGACCGCCAGAGTTACCTGGATTAATCGCTGTATCAGTTTGAATTAAATCAACACGCTTATCAGAAACACCAATGTCACTTGTAGAGCGTTCGGTAGAACTAATGATTCCTGCTGTGACAGTATTATCTAGCCCCAAAGGATTGCCGATCGCAATCACCCATTCACCTGGTTGTAGTACTTCTGAGTTACCAATTGGAACCACAGGTAAATCGCTTGCTTGAACTTGAATAACGGCGACATCAGTTACAATATCTTGCCCTACCACTTCACCTTCAAACGTACGACCATCTTTGAGCGTGACACTGACGCGATCAGCACCATCGACGACGTGAGCATTGGTTAGAATTTGACCTGAGTCACTAATAATAAATCCTGAACCTGTACCGCGGACAACTCGCTGTCTTGGCTGTGCTGGGTTCGGTTGAATGCCAAAGAATCTACGTAAAATCGGGTCGTCAAGTTCTTCGGGTAACTGTCGCGAAACCGTTCTAGCTGCGTTAATTCTGACAACTGCAGGTCCTACCTTTTGAACGGCTGCAACCACAAAATTGGGGTCTGTCGGTGCGATCGCCGCTGTTGTATTCACAGGTTGTTGAGGAGTTGGTTGAGCAGTTGGTTGTTCTGTCTGCGTTATGTTACCACGTTGCGCACATCCACTCAGACTTGCTAGTCCTATTCCAGCTAATAATGTTAAAAGATAACCTACGGTTTGCCGCTGCAACAATGTCTGTATATTAACTTTCCTATGAATCGTATCTTTATGATAATGTTTTTTATGAATATTTGTAGAGTGTAGTTCAATATTGCGGCGAATAGTGCTCATTTGTTTTTGTTTTCTAAAAATCAAACTTTTGGTGGTACCTTGCGGCGTAATTCTCAATATATTCTTTAGTCTAGAAAAGCTAATGACACGCTAACGTAGTTGAAGCAAAACATTTTACCTACGCATTGTAATTTTGCGGTTATTTTTAGCTAGTGTCAAAGGCTTTAACATTCTTAAATAACTATATGACTAATCATATAAGTTTCTCATCATAGTTGCCAAGCGAAGCGCAGCAGAGTTTGCTAAATTGGTTGCCTATATTCGTTTTTTGCTAGAGGT contains the following coding sequences:
- a CDS encoding HhoA/HhoB/HtrA family serine endopeptidase — protein: MSTIRRNIELHSTNIHKKHYHKDTIHRKVNIQTLLQRQTVGYLLTLLAGIGLASLSGCAQRGNITQTEQPTAQPTPQQPVNTTAAIAPTDPNFVVAAVQKVGPAVVRINAARTVSRQLPEELDDPILRRFFGIQPNPAQPRQRVVRGTGSGFIISDSGQILTNAHVVDGADRVSVTLKDGRTFEGEVVGQDIVTDVAVIQVQASDLPVVPIGNSEVLQPGEWVIAIGNPLGLDNTVTAGIISSTERSTSDIGVSDKRVDLIQTDTAINPGNSGGPLLNARGEVIGMNTAIISGAQGLGFAIPINTVQNISQQLIATGEVQHAYLGVQMATLTPEVRQQLEIESDGEIDVTAEEGILIIRVVPGSPAARAGLRAGDVVQTINNQPVKTTEDVQRLVAGSQVGSQMEIGVQRNGQSRQIAVRLENLPVQSES
- a CDS encoding outer membrane beta-barrel protein, whose product is MKQFLLCTSSALSIALSVSPVYAESQLPISDSTATLNTVSDLEQHHHSAEALELEAASLLPKPAGEPAIESHIATEIAFPLHVMSQADTSTSRPSQLTVSDRWQFSVEPYIFVPLRVQADATVAGRTASIDLGLGNILNFDRAFNAGIRLEAQKNRLGLILDGFYVSAQNSGNLGVTFPPNSLPGIGANIPIPVQTSADASLSIRQGLIDLAASYRVVDTTLGDSVATPKSFPRLVVAPSLGLRINILSQKLEVDDVRINDIPVSNIPLPISLPVNQDFRLNRTTVEPLIGVQIGLDLSERWTVDLRGDLSGFNLNADTNLTWNLLVGAQYQLSPNTSLQLSYRFNGFDFEDGSGLTRANLNLRQNGLLLGATFHF
- the def gene encoding peptide deformylase; this encodes MAEILEIVQLGHPILRTQAQYVENIQDQHIQNLVDDLMATVGQANGVGIAAPQVAESYRLFIVASRPNPRYPHAPTMEPTAMINPKILAHSTETAKGWEGCLSIPGIRGLVPRYQVIEVEYSDRNGKQQKQELTDFVARIFQHELDHLDGIVFLDRVDTTLDLVTEQEYQKRIIATQTHK